A stretch of Lathyrus oleraceus cultivar Zhongwan6 chromosome 6, CAAS_Psat_ZW6_1.0, whole genome shotgun sequence DNA encodes these proteins:
- the LOC127098296 gene encoding V-type proton ATPase subunit B 2, whose product MGVAQDANDVDDGTLEIGMEYRTVSGVAGPLVILEKVKGPKYQEIVNIRLGDGTTRRGQVLEVDGEKAVVQVFEGTSGIDNKFTTVQFTGEVLKTPVSQDMLGRIFNGSGKPIDNGPPILPEAYLDISGSSINPSERTYPEEMIQTGISTIDVMNSIARGQKIPLFSAAGLPHNEIAAQICRQAGLVKRLEKSDNLLEGGGEDDNFAIVFAAMGVNMETAQFFKRDFEENGSMERVTLFLNLANDPTIERIITPRIALTTAEYLAYECGKHVLVILTDMSSYADALREVSAAREEVPGRRGYPGYMYTDLATIYERAGRIEGRKGSITQIPILTMPNDDITHPTPDLTGYITEGQIYIDRQLHNRQIYPPINVLPSLSRLMKSAIGEGMTRKDHSDVSNQLYANYAIGKDVQAMKAVVGEEALSSEDLLYLEFLDKFERKFVAQGAYDTRNIFQSLDLAWTLLRIFPRELLHRIPAKTLDQFYSRDAGN is encoded by the exons ATGGGTGTGGCTCAAGACGCTAACGACGTTGACGATGGCACCTTGGAGATAGGAATGG AATACAGAACTGTATCTGGAGTTGCTGGACCATTGGTCATTCTTGAGAAAGTTAAG GGACCCAAATATCAAGAGATTGTCAATATTCGTCTAGGTGATGGAACTACCAGGCGTGGACAAGTTCTTGAGGTTGATGGTGAAAAGGCTGTTGTTCAG GTATTTGAAGGTACATCTGGGATTGATAATAAATTTACGACCGTGCAGTTTACTGGAGAG GTGTTAAAAACTCCTGTATCACAGGACATGCTTGGGAGGATATTTAACGGTTCTGGAAAACCAATTGATAACGGTCCGCCAATTCTACCTGAGGCTTACTTGGATATATCAG GAAGTTCCATCAACCCTAGTGAGAGAACCTATCCCGAGGAGATGATACAGACAGGAATATCTACAATTGATGTCATGAATTCTATTGCTAGAGGTCAAAAGATCCCTCTATTTTCAGCTGCCGGTCTCCCCCATAATGAAATTGCTGCACAGATTTGTCGTCAGGCTGGCTTAGTCAAGCGATTAGAGAAGTCTGATAATCTTCTTGAG GGAGGAGGAGAAGACGACAATTTCGCCATTGTTTTTGCAGCTATGGGAGTTAACATGGAGACTGCACAGTTTTTCAAGCGCGACTTTGAGGAGAATGGCTCAATGGAGAGAGTGACTCTTTTCCTTAATTTG GCAAATGATCCTACAATTGAGCGTATTATCACCCCTCGTATTGCTCTTACTACTGCTGAATATTTAGCTTATGAATGTGGCAAGCATGTTCTCGTCATACTCACAGATATGAGTTCTTATGCTGATGCTCTTCGTGAG GTATCTGCTGCCCGAGAAGAGGTGCCAGGAAGACGTGGTTATCCTGGTTATATGTATACAGATCTTGCAACTATTTATGAACGCGCCGGAAGAATTGAGGGGCGTAAAGGCTCTATTACCCAAATTCCAATTCTAACCATGCCTAATGATG ATATTACACATCCAACTCCTGATCTTACCGGATATATTACCGAGGGGCAGATATACATTGATAGGCAGTTGCATAATAGACAG ATATACCCACCAATCAATGTCCTTCCATCACTATCTCGGTTGATGAAG AGTGCTATTGGGGAGGGAATGACTAGAAAGGATCATTCTGATGTGTCCAACCAG CTCTATGCAAATTATGCCATTGGAAAGGACGTTCAGGCAATGAAAGCTGTTGTCGGAGAAGAAGCACTTTCATCTGAGGACTTG TTGTATCTGGAATTTCTGGACAAGTTTGAGAGGAAGTTTGTCGCCCAGGGAGCCTACGACACCCGCAATATATTCCAGTCTCTAGATCTTGCGTGGACTTTACTTCGGATTTTCCCACGTGAACTTCTTCATCGTATTCCAGCCAAGACTCTCGACCAGTTTTACAGCAGAGATGCTGGTAATTGA
- the LOC127092353 gene encoding uncharacterized protein LOC127092353: MDATVDHYTVLGLPSGEEGANLTEKDINKAYKLKALELHPDKRPDDPNAASNFQQLRTSYDILKDEKARKLFDDLLRVKRDNELRQSQRDGKRRKMVSDLERRERDAFSPDPAAKGREDEDRIARQLKDEIARIRAMHAKKAVPGSGFDSKKESGASGGVDGGGGGIDQEKALKVSWERIGEDYSAENLRELFSKFGEVEDVVIKGRKKKGSALVVMATKQGAVATIGSVIGHLANPLLVLPLKPAMAADSWGSPKSVEPEVPSKLVGSGYQAFEDSVLMKLQKAAAKQR, translated from the exons ATGGACGCAACCGTCGACCACTACACGGTGCTAGGGTTACCTTCCGGCGAAGAAGGTGCAAACCTAACCGAAAAAGACATCAACAAAGCCTACAAACTCAAGGCTCTAGAACTCCACCCTGACAAACGACCCGACGACCCCAACGCCGCCTCCAATTTCCAACAGCTTCGAACCTCCTACGACATCCTCAAAGATGAAAAAGCTCGCAAGTTATTCGACGACCTTCTCCGTGTCAAACGCGATAACGAGCTCCGTCAATCCCAGCGCGACGGAAAACGCCGCAAAATGGTTTCTGATCTTGAACGAAGAGAGCGAGACGCGTTTTCTCCCGATCCCGCCGCCAAGGGGAGGGAAGACGAGGATAGGATTGCCAGGCAACTTAAGGATGAGATTGCTCGAATTCGTGCTATGCATGCTAAGAAAGCTGTGCCTGGTTCTGGTTTTGATTCAAAGAAAGAAAGTGGTGCTTCTGGTGGAGTTGACGGTGGTGGCGGTGGAATTGATCAAGAGAAGGCTCTGAAAGTTTCTTGGGAAAGGATTGGTGAAGATTATTCAGCGGAGAACTTGAGGGAATTGTTTTCAAAGTTTGGTGAAGTTgaagatgttgttatcaaagGGAGGAAGAAAAAGGGTTCTGCACTTGTTGTCATGGCTACTAAACAAGGAGCT GTTGCTACAATTGGAAGTGTGATTGGTCATCTTGCTAATCCATTGTTGGTTTTACCTCTTAAACCTGCAATGGCTGCAGACTCTTGGGGTTCTCCGAAGTCTGTTGAACCTGAAGTGCCGAGTAAACTAGTTGGGTCTGGTTATCAAGCTTTCGAGGATTCTGTTCTAATGAAACTGCAAAAG GCTGCAGCAAAGCAGAGGTGA